Genomic DNA from Archangium lipolyticum:
CGCGACGAAATCCACCCAGGGGTTGAGCTCCAGGGAGAGTCCGAGTTGCAGACGTGGGGACACATCGTGGCGGAAGCCGAGCGTGAGGTTCACCGCCCCGCGATCCACGGAGCCCCCCACGGCGGCGCGGAGAGATGAACCCGAGGGCGCCGCGAGGGCCACGGGCGCGCCGAGCAACACCGTGGCGAGGCAGAGCACGCGCACGGCGGCACGGAGCGGGAGGCGGGTGCTCCGGCGGCGCGACAAGAAGAGTCCCACTCCCAGCAGCAGCAGGCCGGATGCGCTCGAGCTCCCGGGGGCGGATGCGCAGCCCCGCATGTACTTCTCCGCATCCGGGCCCAGGCCACACCACGCATTCGCCTGCGTGCAGCCCGCGGTGTACGCCAGGGTATCGTCGAGCACGGCCCGCGCCCGGGCCAGCCGCCCGGACCTTCCATCACGTGGATCGTTCAGGGCCGCCAGCAGCCTGGCGGACGCCTCGATGGCGCCCTGTGCGCGCCGGTAGCTGTCCTCGTCGGCTGCATCACAGCCGTCGAAGCCACCCACGTGGGGGTGCCCATCCCGCTCCTCGTCGTAGCGCGGACTCAGCGCCGACTCCACGTAGTTGAAGACGTGGCGGACGCCCAGGTCCTCCCTGTCGCGCAGGCTGTGTGAGTAGCTGTCCTGCAGGGCATGGAGCGCACGTCCCAGGTGGTAGGCATAGCGTGGCAACTTCAGCCGTTTCACCTGGTAGGCCAGGCTCACCCGCACCTCCTCCTGGGCGCTCACCTCGAGGTGCTCTCCCTCTCCCAGTGCCGCCTCGAGCTCGCGCAGGATGTAGTCCTTGCAGTCGGCGAGTGCTTGCTCATCTCCTGGCCCATGGTCATGGCCGGGCGCGCGCAAGCAGTGCTCGTGCTGCGACTCCTTGCTGTTGTGGACGGCCGCGAGCTCCGGCAGCTGGAGAAGGGAGGCTCCGTGCAGGTCATTGTCCCGCACTCCCACCAACAACCCCACCGTCCAGCCATCCGCGCCCGGCGGCAAGTGGAAGGGCAGGGTTTGCACGAGGGGTTGGCTCGGCGCCTTCGCCGCCTGGGACCGGGCTTCCAACGGCCAGCCCACCTGGGCCAGCGCCGCCGTGGTGATGCGCTCGTGGCACCCCGGCATCACGGAAGACTCGATGGTGAAGGCCTGGGCGCCCAGCAGGGGGAGCAGGCACAGGGTGACGCCGAGTGCTGAGAAGCGGGAGCGGGGGACTACCAAGGGTCTTGTCCTCGAGCAGGGCGGCGGTGCCGCGCGGTGTGTCTCGCGGGAGCGCGAAAGCAGGACGCGTGCCGACTCTCAAGGCTTCGGAATGATTGGGGAAGGCAATGGCAGTGGGGAAGAGGTGGAGGAAGCGTCCGCCAGCGGGTGGAGTAGCGTTACTCCAGGATCGGGTATAAGGCGCCCATGGCTCGAGGCGCGCACGTCGAGACGACCCTGGCACAGGGTGAGCCGGTGGCCTTCCGGTTCCGGACCTACCGGCTGAAGGTGTTGGAGGGGGCGGAGAAGGGCACCGTGGTGCAGGTGACGCAGCGGGTGGCGCGGCTCGGGTCGGACCCGGATGGGACCCTCGCGCTGTCAGATCCCACGGTGTCGATGGCGCACGCCATCATCGAAGTGGACGTGCACGGCTACCGGGTGGACGACGTGGGCTCCAAGAACGGAACGGTGCTGGAGGGCCGTCGCATCGTCTCGGCCTACCTGTCCCCGGGGGATGTGCTGACGCTGGGACAGGTCCGGGTGCGCTTCGAGTTGTCGCGCGACGAGGCGGAAGTGGAGTTGAGCACGGCCTGGCGTTGTGGGGGCATGGTGGGGCGCAGCCGTGGCATGCGCGAGATCTTCTCCCTGCTGGAGAAGGTGGCGCCGTCGGAGGCCACGGTGTTGGTGGAGGGCGAGACCGGGACAGGCAAGGAATTGGTGGCCGAGGCGCTGCACCGACTCTCCGGGCGGGAGGGGCCGCTGGTGGTGCTGGACTGCTCGGCGGTGGCGAGGGAGTTGGTGGAGAGCGAGTTGTTCGGGCACGTGAAGGGGGCCTATACCGGGGCGGAGCGCGAGCGGTTGGGGGCGTTTCGAGCGGCTGATGGGGGCACTCTCTTTCTGGATGAGATGGGCGAGTTGCCGGAGTCCCTCCAGCCCAAGCTGCTCCGCGCCCTGGAGAAGCAGGAGGTGCGGCCAGTGGGCAGTGACCGGCCGGTGCCGGTGAAGGTGCGGGTGATCGCGGCCACCAACCGCTCACTGGCTCGCGAGGTGGCGGAGGGGCGCTTTCG
This window encodes:
- a CDS encoding sigma 54-interacting transcriptional regulator, yielding MARGAHVETTLAQGEPVAFRFRTYRLKVLEGAEKGTVVQVTQRVARLGSDPDGTLALSDPTVSMAHAIIEVDVHGYRVDDVGSKNGTVLEGRRIVSAYLSPGDVLTLGQVRVRFELSRDEAEVELSTAWRCGGMVGRSRGMREIFSLLEKVAPSEATVLVEGETGTGKELVAEALHRLSGREGPLVVLDCSAVARELVESELFGHVKGAYTGAERERLGAFRAADGGTLFLDEMGELPESLQPKLLRALEKQEVRPVGSDRPVPVKVRVIAATNRSLAREVAEGRFRADLYYRLAVVRVRLPPLRERMEDLPLLVEAILGPDAARVSYSAMERLRKHHWPGNVRELKNFLQRAQAVAGGDLERAGPIEPMSGQESRVTSAGVDVMQPFKEAKQALVDDFERRYWAQLLERCQHNLSEAARIAGVHRKSAEYIVQKLGLRGREM